The Mycolicibacterium hassiacum DSM 44199 genome includes a window with the following:
- a CDS encoding HAD family hydrolase produces the protein MSVLHVFDMDGTLLRGTSASIELARHAGVSEQVHLLEKLSAAGELSNVEFHRRTHPLWQRLTEEVIDTAFVQAPWIGHLRTVFDDIERRGETAVVVSMSPLFFVERLTRWGAKRVFASHNPIGADFAEAHILEDEDKVHIVERLIGDGFDRDRVVAYGDSYTDLPLFRTGLRTVAVNATPALEKLATARYRGDDLREAYALARSLLD, from the coding sequence GTGAGCGTGCTGCATGTCTTCGACATGGACGGCACCCTGCTGCGCGGCACCAGCGCCTCGATCGAGCTCGCCCGCCACGCCGGGGTCTCCGAGCAGGTGCACCTGCTGGAGAAGCTGTCCGCCGCCGGCGAGCTGAGCAACGTCGAGTTCCACCGCCGCACCCACCCGCTGTGGCAGCGGCTCACCGAGGAGGTGATCGACACCGCGTTCGTGCAGGCGCCGTGGATCGGGCACCTGCGCACGGTGTTCGACGACATCGAACGCCGCGGCGAGACCGCGGTGGTGGTGTCGATGTCGCCGCTGTTCTTCGTCGAGCGGCTCACCCGGTGGGGTGCCAAACGGGTCTTCGCCAGCCACAACCCGATCGGCGCCGACTTCGCCGAGGCGCACATCCTCGAGGACGAGGACAAGGTGCACATCGTCGAACGGCTGATCGGCGACGGGTTCGACCGGGACCGGGTGGTGGCCTACGGCGACTCCTACACCGACCTGCCGCTGTTCCGGACCGGGCTGCGCACCGTCGCCGTCAACGCCACCCCCGCCCTCGAGAAGCTCGCCACCGCGCGCTACCGCGGTGACGACCTGCGCGAGGCGTACGCGCTGGCGCGGTCGCTGCTGGACTGA
- a CDS encoding CinA family protein — MSTLFDEAIRSAASRVIAAAADAGLRVATVETVTGGLLAAALTETPGASKVFEKGFVLYHSDAKATGLGADPGLAATHGAVSAPVTAALAEGLREHSGADVGVAVTGYAGPTGGNDRDPVGTVYLAGFRRGGTAAGERSVFGGDRLAVRLAAVQAALTRLAELIDQERVDR, encoded by the coding sequence ATGAGCACGCTGTTCGACGAAGCCATCCGGTCGGCGGCGAGCCGGGTGATCGCGGCGGCGGCCGACGCCGGGCTGCGGGTGGCCACCGTCGAAACGGTCACCGGCGGGCTGCTGGCCGCCGCGCTCACCGAAACACCCGGGGCGTCAAAGGTGTTCGAGAAGGGATTCGTGCTGTACCACTCCGACGCCAAGGCCACCGGGCTGGGCGCCGATCCCGGGCTGGCCGCGACCCACGGTGCGGTGAGCGCCCCGGTCACCGCCGCGCTCGCCGAGGGGCTGCGCGAGCACAGCGGCGCCGACGTCGGGGTCGCCGTCACCGGCTACGCCGGCCCGACCGGCGGCAACGACCGCGACCCGGTCGGCACCGTCTATCTCGCCGGGTTCCGCCGCGGCGGCACCGCGGCCGGCGAGCGCTCGGTGTTCGGCGGCGACCGGCTCGCGGTGCGGCTGGCGGCCGTGCAGGCGGCGCTGACCCGGCTGGCGGAACTCATCGATCAGGAGCGGGTGGACCGGTGA
- a CDS encoding orotidine 5'-phosphate decarboxylase / HUMPS family protein, which yields MSTNLVSQPNAPTVFGASRTHGIIPALDVPDTAAVRRIVRATSAVPGVVGYKLGLATVLQLGLRAAVELIAELTDLPVLYDHQKAGLDVPSNAAVLARTLAGANIAAAVVFPVAGPTVAAEFVGALRAHGVVPVVGGLLPVADYTASGGGWVSDDVLADITRIALRAGETHLVVPATPQLQAITGLAADAGMRPRLFVPGITSTGAELGQLAAVAGRVAGIYPIVGRAVINADDPAAAAARLAELLDDAVGGRIGT from the coding sequence ATGAGCACCAACCTCGTATCGCAGCCGAACGCGCCCACCGTGTTCGGCGCCTCCCGAACCCACGGCATCATCCCCGCGCTCGACGTGCCCGACACCGCGGCGGTGCGCCGCATCGTGCGCGCCACCAGCGCGGTGCCCGGCGTGGTCGGCTACAAGCTCGGCCTGGCCACCGTGCTGCAGCTGGGGCTGCGCGCGGCGGTCGAGCTGATCGCCGAGCTGACCGACCTGCCGGTGCTCTACGACCACCAGAAGGCCGGGCTGGACGTCCCGAGCAACGCCGCGGTGCTGGCCCGGACCCTGGCCGGCGCGAACATCGCCGCGGCGGTGGTGTTCCCGGTCGCCGGGCCGACGGTCGCCGCCGAGTTCGTCGGCGCGCTGCGCGCACACGGCGTCGTCCCGGTGGTTGGCGGGCTGCTGCCGGTCGCCGACTACACCGCATCCGGCGGCGGCTGGGTCAGCGACGACGTGCTGGCCGACATCACCCGTATCGCGCTGCGTGCCGGTGAGACCCACCTGGTGGTGCCGGCCACCCCGCAGCTGCAGGCGATCACCGGCCTCGCCGCCGACGCGGGGATGCGGCCGCGGCTGTTCGTGCCCGGCATCACCTCCACCGGTGCGGAGCTCGGCCAGCTCGCCGCGGTGGCCGGGCGGGTCGCCGGGATCTACCCGATCGTCGGGCGCGCGGTGATCAACGCCGACGATCCGGCGGCAGCGGCGGCGCGGCTCGCCGAGCTGCTCGACGACGCCGTCGGAGGGAGGATCGGAACATGA
- a CDS encoding nicotinate phosphoribosyltransferase, giving the protein MPRLLSNFDNLILNTDTYKHSHWNLYPPGTEYVSSYIESRGGPFPAHLFVGLQAFIKKYLLRPLTIDDIDEAEIVTHQHEIPFNREGWLGIVNEHGGYLPVEIEAVPEGTVLPNKNVLVQIINTDPKYPWVTSFFETALLRSIWYPTSVATISWLAKQLIREALEKTSDHPEILRDVLQDYGARGVSSQESAALGGLAHLINFRQTNTISGSLAATLYYNALRPAISQPNSEHTTVTSWGRDNEAKAHANLIEQYRGWPFVVAVSDSYDLHNAVHNIFGRELKEQIINSGSTILVRPDSGDPATVISDTVEGLMEEFGYITNSKGYKVLPDYIRAAQGDGLTLDSLKRIYAELDRRKLAADNIYLGMGGGLLQYINRDTLAFAQKASAVRINGQWVDVFKEPRTDTGKRSKRGRLALVFRDGEYRTVRREEAAEGENLLRPVYRDGKLLVNDNFENLIERSERPVPRWYYSPVLPDEAVAEPQPRWRSADERVSA; this is encoded by the coding sequence ATGCCACGACTGCTGTCCAACTTCGACAACCTGATCCTCAACACCGACACCTACAAGCACTCGCACTGGAACCTGTACCCGCCGGGCACCGAGTACGTGTCGAGCTACATCGAGTCGCGCGGCGGCCCGTTCCCGGCGCACCTGTTCGTCGGCCTGCAGGCCTTCATCAAGAAGTACCTGCTGCGCCCGCTGACCATCGACGACATCGACGAGGCCGAGATCGTCACCCACCAGCACGAGATCCCGTTCAACCGCGAGGGCTGGCTGGGCATCGTCAACGAGCACGGCGGCTACCTGCCGGTCGAGATCGAGGCGGTGCCCGAGGGCACCGTGCTGCCGAACAAGAACGTGCTGGTCCAGATCATCAATACCGACCCGAAATATCCTTGGGTGACAAGCTTTTTCGAAACCGCCCTGCTGCGGTCGATCTGGTACCCGACCTCGGTGGCCACGATCAGCTGGCTGGCCAAACAGCTGATCCGCGAGGCGCTGGAGAAGACCTCCGATCACCCGGAGATCCTGCGTGACGTGCTGCAGGACTACGGGGCGCGCGGGGTGAGCTCGCAGGAGTCCGCGGCGTTGGGCGGCCTGGCGCATCTGATCAACTTCCGCCAGACCAACACCATCTCGGGTTCGCTGGCGGCGACGCTGTACTACAACGCGCTGCGGCCGGCCATCTCGCAGCCCAACTCCGAGCACACCACGGTCACCTCGTGGGGCCGGGACAACGAGGCCAAGGCGCACGCCAACCTGATCGAGCAGTACCGCGGCTGGCCGTTCGTCGTCGCGGTGTCGGACTCCTACGATCTGCACAACGCGGTGCACAACATCTTCGGCCGCGAACTCAAGGAGCAGATCATCAACTCCGGCAGCACCATCCTGGTGCGCCCGGACTCCGGCGACCCGGCGACCGTCATCTCCGACACGGTCGAGGGGCTGATGGAGGAGTTCGGCTACATCACCAACTCCAAGGGTTACAAGGTGCTGCCCGACTACATCCGCGCCGCCCAGGGCGACGGGCTCACCCTGGACTCGCTCAAGCGGATCTACGCCGAGCTCGACCGGCGCAAGCTCGCCGCCGACAACATCTACCTCGGCATGGGCGGCGGGCTGCTGCAGTACATCAACCGCGACACCCTGGCGTTCGCGCAGAAGGCCAGCGCGGTGCGGATCAACGGCCAGTGGGTGGACGTGTTCAAGGAACCCAGGACCGACACCGGCAAGCGGTCCAAACGGGGCCGGCTGGCGCTGGTGTTCCGCGACGGCGAGTACCGCACCGTGCGCCGGGAGGAGGCCGCCGAGGGGGAGAACCTGCTGCGGCCCGTGTACCGCGACGGCAAGCTGCTGGTCAACGACAACTTCGAGAACCTGATCGAGCGCAGCGAGCGGCCGGTTCCGCGCTGGTACTACAGCCCGGTGCTGCCCGACGAGGCGGTCGCCGAGCCGCAGCCGCGGTGGCGCTCGGCCGACGAGCGCGTCTCGGCCTGA